One stretch of Chryseobacterium indologenes DNA includes these proteins:
- a CDS encoding phosphatase PAP2 family protein: MKKIALASGILLHLTCIKAQDTIQSRNLQEDIALLNPDSPIKEPTPFFKKEWVKKSVAPAILFTAAAATWGEKENIREVRNRYLPNFKVKYDDYLQYAPALAVYGLKLGGVKGRNNIGRATLSYGASLVIMGILVNSIKYTTKVERPDGSKNNSFPSGHAAMAFTNASFLHKEYGMVNPAYSIAGYGSATITGLGRNLNNRHWVPDILAGAGIGIISTELGYFFIDKIYKNKGDNLSLLSRIQGNDYPSFLSLKMGTALGTTNFLRESELDDKKQIGFEGGLEGAYFFSKKWGVGADVTFSSFPIKSQRITFDDGQDFGDHEIKTQSMGFLAAGIGPYFSHEFSDKWQLMLKLTGGYSATASGKVFVKGNEIDTPNHELQIARYKPKPAFRWNTGASMTYKFNPGLGLTFYTDYNQINSTIRYHFSDEIKESAELDQQLNNMIAKEKINYITLGLRLTAYF; encoded by the coding sequence ATGAAAAAAATAGCATTAGCATCAGGAATACTATTGCATTTAACGTGTATTAAAGCACAGGATACTATCCAGTCTCGAAACCTTCAGGAAGATATTGCTTTACTCAATCCTGACTCTCCTATAAAGGAGCCAACTCCATTTTTCAAGAAGGAATGGGTAAAAAAATCTGTCGCTCCTGCCATTCTTTTCACAGCTGCAGCAGCTACATGGGGAGAAAAAGAGAATATTCGTGAGGTAAGAAATCGATATCTTCCCAATTTCAAAGTTAAATATGATGATTACCTCCAATATGCGCCTGCCTTAGCTGTTTATGGTTTGAAGCTGGGTGGTGTAAAAGGAAGAAATAATATAGGAAGGGCCACATTATCTTATGGTGCCAGCTTAGTCATTATGGGGATTCTGGTTAATTCCATTAAATACACTACAAAAGTGGAGCGCCCAGATGGATCTAAAAATAATTCTTTCCCTTCAGGACATGCTGCAATGGCTTTTACCAACGCTAGTTTTCTTCATAAAGAATATGGAATGGTAAACCCAGCCTATAGTATTGCCGGATATGGTTCTGCCACCATAACGGGACTTGGGAGAAATTTAAATAACAGACATTGGGTTCCTGACATCCTTGCCGGTGCCGGGATTGGAATTATTTCAACAGAATTGGGTTATTTTTTCATTGATAAGATCTATAAAAACAAGGGAGATAATTTAAGCCTTCTATCCAGAATACAAGGAAATGATTATCCTTCATTCCTTTCTTTAAAGATGGGTACTGCATTAGGTACTACCAACTTCCTGAGAGAATCGGAACTGGATGACAAAAAACAAATTGGTTTTGAAGGTGGTTTGGAAGGAGCTTATTTCTTTTCAAAAAAATGGGGTGTAGGAGCAGATGTCACCTTCAGCAGCTTCCCTATTAAGTCTCAAAGAATAACCTTTGATGACGGCCAAGATTTTGGTGATCACGAGATTAAAACACAATCTATGGGATTCTTGGCAGCAGGAATTGGACCTTATTTCTCTCACGAATTCTCAGATAAATGGCAACTTATGTTAAAACTAACCGGTGGATATTCTGCCACTGCCAGCGGAAAGGTATTTGTAAAAGGAAACGAAATAGACACTCCCAATCATGAGCTTCAAATAGCCAGATACAAACCTAAACCGGCTTTCCGTTGGAATACAGGAGCTTCTATGACTTATAAATTTAATCCGGGATTGGGGCTTACCTTCTATACAGATTATAATCAGATCAACTC
- a CDS encoding zinc metalloprotease gives MKKFLFGALALGFLSACNSDSLTNQNEATPDQEKSTPSIVQRSCPSEEIRQAMLLKNPSLKQKIADIEFGTEKFTENLKLGKVLADGTVEIPVVFNVIYNTSAQNVSDARIAEQIAVLNADYGATNSDITKIPSAFQPSAAGDVKIRFKLVATNRKQSTKTGWRSDLEEMKKASTGGIDATDVNKNMNIWVVNSILDENSQPGTLGYAYYPEHAGQWYDGLVIGYQYIGKTGASAPFNLGRTVTHEVGHYLNLPHLWGSSNAGCQTDYSNDTPVSPGPNYGTPTYPLNRVCGGVSRSQMFMNYMDYVDDKAMFMFSANQKTRMQAVVSASGPRSGLR, from the coding sequence ATGAAAAAATTCTTATTTGGAGCTTTAGCTCTAGGTTTTTTGTCGGCATGTAATTCCGACAGCTTAACCAATCAAAACGAAGCGACACCGGATCAGGAAAAATCCACTCCGAGCATTGTTCAAAGAAGTTGCCCATCAGAAGAGATAAGACAGGCAATGCTTCTGAAAAATCCTTCACTTAAACAAAAAATAGCCGATATAGAATTCGGTACTGAAAAATTCACTGAAAATCTTAAATTGGGAAAAGTACTTGCAGACGGAACCGTTGAGATTCCTGTTGTTTTCAATGTAATCTACAATACCTCTGCTCAGAATGTCTCTGATGCAAGAATCGCAGAACAAATTGCTGTATTGAATGCTGATTATGGGGCAACCAATTCCGACATTACTAAAATTCCTTCAGCATTTCAACCTTCAGCAGCAGGTGATGTAAAAATCCGCTTCAAATTAGTAGCTACTAACCGTAAACAGAGTACAAAAACAGGCTGGAGATCTGATCTTGAAGAAATGAAAAAAGCTAGCACCGGAGGTATTGATGCAACGGATGTGAATAAAAATATGAATATATGGGTTGTGAATTCAATCCTTGACGAAAACAGCCAGCCTGGAACATTAGGGTACGCTTATTATCCTGAACATGCAGGACAATGGTATGACGGTCTTGTAATAGGATATCAGTATATAGGAAAAACAGGTGCTTCAGCTCCATTCAACTTAGGAAGAACAGTAACTCATGAAGTAGGACACTACCTAAACCTTCCGCACCTTTGGGGATCATCTAATGCAGGTTGTCAGACAGATTACTCTAATGATACTCCTGTTTCTCCAGGCCCTAACTACGGAACTCCAACCTATCCTCTGAACAGAGTTTGTGGAGGTGTAAGCCGTTCCCAGATGTTCATGAACTATATGGATTATGTAGATGACAAAGCCATGTTTATGTTCTCTGCTAATCAAAAAACCAGAATGCAAGCTGTAGTATCAGCATCAGGACCAAGATCTGGATTAAGATAA
- a CDS encoding zinc metalloprotease produces MKKLFFGAFMLSIMSACNSDNGVSQNEAPAEEPGISAGLVQRGCASEEIRQEALKNNPELKQRFTDLEINTENFVNNLKLGKVLTDGTVEIPVIVNVIYKTTAENVSDSRIAEQIAVLNADYSGTNSDASKIPSEFTSVSSGNTKVKFRLVNTVRKSTSKTSWATNDDMKKASKGGIDATNPTNYLNIWIVGKMTSQGRTILGYATFPESAGLWNDGVVIGAPYFGKTGASAPFNLGRTATHEVGHYLNLRHIWGDANCGNDLVSDTPTQTTANYGKPAYPLYNTCSGVKRSVMFMNYMDYVDDGAMFMFSAGQKTRMQSVVAASGARAGLRVY; encoded by the coding sequence ATGAAAAAACTATTTTTTGGAGCTTTTATGCTCAGCATTATGTCTGCATGTAACAGTGATAACGGGGTCAGCCAAAACGAAGCACCAGCTGAAGAGCCTGGAATTTCTGCCGGATTAGTACAAAGGGGATGTGCTTCTGAAGAAATAAGACAGGAAGCTCTTAAAAACAATCCTGAACTTAAACAAAGATTTACAGATCTGGAAATTAATACTGAGAATTTTGTCAATAATCTGAAATTGGGAAAAGTTCTTACAGATGGAACTGTTGAAATTCCTGTCATTGTAAATGTCATCTACAAAACTACCGCGGAAAATGTTTCCGATTCAAGAATAGCTGAACAAATTGCTGTATTGAATGCAGACTATTCTGGGACAAACAGTGATGCCAGCAAAATCCCATCAGAATTTACGTCTGTAAGTTCAGGAAACACCAAAGTAAAATTCAGACTGGTAAATACCGTCAGGAAATCTACCTCTAAAACAAGCTGGGCTACCAATGATGATATGAAAAAAGCATCCAAAGGAGGGATTGATGCAACGAATCCTACCAACTATCTGAATATATGGATCGTCGGTAAAATGACAAGTCAAGGCCGTACAATTCTTGGTTATGCCACATTCCCTGAATCTGCCGGATTATGGAATGATGGTGTGGTAATAGGGGCTCCGTATTTTGGTAAAACAGGAGCTTCAGCACCTTTCAACCTGGGAAGAACTGCGACACATGAAGTAGGACATTACCTCAATTTAAGACATATCTGGGGAGATGCTAACTGTGGGAATGATCTGGTAAGCGATACTCCTACCCAAACAACTGCGAATTACGGAAAACCTGCTTATCCTCTGTACAATACATGTAGTGGTGTAAAGAGATCTGTAATGTTTATGAACTATATGGATTATGTAGATGATGGTGCTATGTTTATGTTCTCTGCAGGGCAAAAAACAAGAATGCAGTCTGTGGTTGCAGCTTCCGGGGCAAGAGCAGGATTAAGAGTGTATTAA
- a CDS encoding response regulator transcription factor encodes MKKTIVIVDDHILIAKALEGIIGNFSEFEVIYVCESGKDLIQKFEEGNAIPDIILMDVSMPIMDGFETAAWVTKHHPDIKVMALSMQGDDNSVIKMIKNGAKGYLLKNTHPKNLEVALTRLNTDGFFYPEWASKIIFSNLNKNDIETSIKISEREKEFLKYTVTELSYKEIADRMCCSPRTVESYRDQLCEKLDLKTRVGLAVFAIKNGFAN; translated from the coding sequence ATGAAAAAAACAATTGTAATTGTTGACGATCATATACTTATTGCTAAAGCACTGGAAGGGATCATTGGTAACTTCAGTGAGTTTGAAGTGATCTATGTCTGTGAAAGCGGTAAAGACCTGATTCAAAAATTTGAAGAAGGAAATGCAATTCCTGATATTATTCTTATGGATGTCAGCATGCCGATTATGGACGGTTTTGAAACTGCAGCCTGGGTCACTAAACATCATCCGGATATTAAAGTGATGGCACTCAGTATGCAGGGCGATGATAACAGTGTCATTAAAATGATTAAGAATGGTGCAAAAGGGTATCTTTTAAAGAACACTCATCCAAAAAACCTTGAAGTCGCTCTAACAAGATTAAATACAGACGGTTTCTTTTACCCCGAATGGGCCTCAAAGATCATCTTTTCTAATCTCAATAAAAATGATATTGAAACTTCCATAAAGATCTCTGAGCGGGAGAAAGAATTTTTAAAATACACGGTGACAGAATTGAGTTATAAAGAGATTGCAGACAGAATGTGCTGCAGTCCGAGAACGGTTGAAAGCTATCGTGATCAGCTATGTGAAAAACTGGATTTAAAAACCCGTGTAGGCCTGGCTGTTTTTGCTATTAAAAATGGCTTTGCCAACTAA
- a CDS encoding sensor histidine kinase has translation MGKAELIITIILFNTFFVMFAVAVVIYIRNYRKRKREYLNEIEMKNEIHQRELLSTQLEIQQATMQQIGRELHDNIGQKLTLVSLYVQQMLYENKVPEASERIDQVSQIINQSLQDLRSLSKTLTDDNISQKEIVTLIQEEVDNTNSLKKCLISFEHNFNHLDLGFVHKNLLLRITQEFIQNSIKHSHCKNIFISLNTSENILWELTIRDDGIGFDRNQTKSNGIGLTNMKNRAEIIGADFLLESEKNVGTQLNIILKKQP, from the coding sequence ATGGGGAAAGCAGAATTAATAATTACGATCATTCTTTTTAATACATTCTTTGTAATGTTTGCCGTTGCTGTAGTCATCTATATCAGGAACTACAGAAAACGCAAGAGAGAATATCTTAATGAGATCGAAATGAAAAACGAAATTCACCAAAGAGAGCTTCTTTCTACCCAGTTGGAGATCCAGCAGGCTACCATGCAGCAAATTGGAAGAGAATTGCATGATAATATTGGGCAAAAGTTGACTTTGGTGAGTTTATATGTTCAGCAAATGCTTTATGAGAACAAAGTTCCTGAAGCCAGTGAAAGAATTGATCAGGTTTCACAAATCATCAACCAGTCTCTTCAGGACCTGCGCAGCCTTTCAAAGACTTTAACAGATGATAATATCAGTCAAAAAGAAATTGTAACTTTAATCCAGGAAGAAGTTGACAATACCAACTCATTGAAGAAATGCCTTATTAGTTTTGAACATAATTTTAACCATCTGGATCTGGGCTTTGTTCATAAGAATCTACTACTGAGAATTACCCAGGAGTTTATTCAAAACAGTATAAAGCACTCGCACTGTAAGAATATTTTTATCAGTCTAAACACGTCAGAAAACATACTTTGGGAACTTACCATTCGTGATGATGGAATCGGGTTTGACAGAAACCAGACAAAGTCCAACGGAATCGGGCTCACCAACATGAAAAACAGAGCTGAAATCATTGGAGCCGACTTCCTTCTTGAAAGCGAAAAAAACGTAGGAACCCAACTCAATATTATCTTAAAAAAACAACCATGA
- the clpB gene encoding ATP-dependent chaperone ClpB: MNLNQYTVKSQEAIQAAQQVAMELGNQSIEPQHLLEGIFQVDENISPFLLKKSEADANLVRERNRESLEKLPKVQGGNIYLSQSANKVLLDAPNIAKKMGDEYVTIEHLWLSLIETSSEVSQMLKDMGVTKKLLEGAIKELRKGSKATSASSEETYQSLNKYAKNFNELAAEGKLDPVIGRDEEIRRVLQILSRRTKNNPILIGEPGVGKTAIAEGIAHRIISGDVPENLMDKTLYSLDMGALIAGAKYKGEFEERLKSVVNEVIKSDGQIILFIDEIHTLVGAGGGEGAMDAANILKPALARGELRAIGATTLNEYQKYFEKDKALERRFQKVMVEEPDTESAISILRGIKDKYEAHHKVRIKDEAIIAAVEMSQRYISDRFLPDKAIDLIDEASAKLRMEINSKPEELDVLDRRLMQLEIELAAISREGNQTKIDHLKEDIAKISEQRNEINAKWLKEKQKSEDLTQIKKDIESLKLEAERASRAGDYAKVAEIQYGKLREKEDELAKVELEMQNHQNELIKEEVTAENISEVIAKWTGIPVTKLLQSERDKLLNLETELHHRVVGQNEAIEAVADAIRRNRAGLSDDKKPIGSFLFLGTTGVGKTELAKALAEFLFDDENNMTRIDMSEYQERHSVSRLVGAPPGYVGYDEGGQLTEAVRRRPYSVVLLDEIEKAHPDVFNTLLQVLDDGRLTDNKGRVVNFKNSIIIMTSNLGSHLIQENFENLTEENQNEIVDKTKDEVFDLLKQTLRPEFLNRIDEIVLFQPLRKKEIGKIVQYQLRGFNEMLAKRNIIMTFTQDAVDYLMEKGYDPAFGARPLKRVIQQDVLNKLSKEILAGNVNDGDRITLDYFVETGLVFRPTEQ, translated from the coding sequence ATGAACTTAAACCAATATACTGTAAAATCACAAGAAGCCATCCAGGCAGCACAACAAGTCGCTATGGAATTAGGCAACCAAAGTATTGAACCTCAACATCTCCTTGAAGGAATCTTCCAGGTGGATGAAAATATATCTCCTTTCCTATTAAAGAAATCTGAAGCAGATGCCAATTTAGTAAGAGAACGAAACCGTGAAAGTTTAGAAAAACTCCCCAAAGTTCAGGGCGGGAATATCTACCTTTCACAATCAGCTAATAAAGTATTACTGGATGCACCCAACATTGCTAAAAAAATGGGTGACGAATATGTAACCATTGAACACTTATGGTTATCTCTTATTGAAACCAGCTCTGAAGTTTCTCAAATGTTGAAAGACATGGGAGTAACCAAAAAATTATTGGAAGGAGCCATTAAAGAATTAAGAAAAGGAAGTAAAGCAACTTCTGCAAGTTCAGAAGAAACTTATCAATCCTTGAATAAATATGCTAAAAACTTCAATGAATTAGCTGCTGAAGGAAAACTTGATCCGGTAATCGGACGTGATGAGGAGATCAGAAGAGTATTACAGATTCTTTCCAGAAGAACAAAAAACAACCCTATCCTTATTGGGGAACCTGGTGTTGGTAAAACGGCTATCGCAGAAGGAATTGCTCATAGAATCATCAGTGGTGATGTTCCCGAAAACCTAATGGATAAAACATTATATTCATTGGATATGGGAGCTTTGATCGCCGGAGCCAAATATAAAGGTGAGTTTGAAGAGCGTCTGAAATCTGTAGTGAATGAAGTGATTAAATCTGACGGACAGATTATTCTTTTCATTGATGAGATTCACACCTTAGTAGGTGCAGGAGGCGGTGAAGGCGCAATGGATGCTGCCAACATCTTAAAACCTGCTCTTGCAAGAGGCGAATTAAGAGCTATTGGAGCCACCACTTTAAATGAATACCAAAAATATTTTGAAAAGGATAAGGCATTAGAAAGACGTTTCCAGAAAGTAATGGTAGAAGAACCGGATACTGAATCTGCAATCTCTATTCTTCGTGGAATTAAAGATAAATATGAAGCTCACCATAAGGTAAGAATCAAAGATGAAGCAATTATTGCTGCAGTAGAAATGTCTCAAAGATATATTTCAGATCGTTTTCTACCAGACAAAGCCATTGACCTTATTGATGAAGCTTCTGCTAAGCTAAGAATGGAAATCAATTCTAAACCGGAAGAGCTGGATGTTTTAGACAGAAGACTCATGCAGCTGGAGATTGAATTGGCAGCGATTTCAAGAGAAGGTAACCAAACTAAAATTGACCATCTAAAAGAAGATATCGCTAAAATTTCTGAGCAAAGAAATGAAATCAATGCAAAATGGTTGAAAGAAAAGCAAAAAAGTGAAGATCTTACCCAGATTAAAAAAGATATTGAATCTCTGAAATTAGAAGCAGAAAGAGCTTCCAGAGCCGGAGATTACGCTAAAGTAGCAGAAATCCAGTATGGAAAACTTCGCGAAAAAGAAGATGAACTTGCCAAAGTGGAGCTTGAAATGCAAAACCATCAGAATGAGCTTATCAAAGAGGAAGTGACTGCTGAAAATATATCTGAAGTTATTGCAAAATGGACAGGTATTCCTGTCACCAAATTACTGCAGTCTGAAAGAGACAAGTTATTGAACCTGGAAACTGAGCTTCACCACAGAGTTGTGGGACAGAATGAAGCTATTGAAGCAGTGGCAGACGCAATCAGAAGAAACAGAGCTGGATTGAGTGATGATAAAAAACCCATCGGATCCTTCTTATTCTTAGGAACAACCGGTGTGGGGAAAACTGAGCTGGCAAAGGCACTTGCTGAGTTCTTATTTGATGATGAAAACAACATGACCAGAATTGATATGAGTGAATATCAGGAACGTCACAGTGTTTCCAGATTGGTAGGTGCGCCTCCAGGATATGTAGGATATGATGAAGGTGGACAATTGACGGAAGCAGTAAGAAGAAGACCTTATTCTGTGGTCCTTTTAGATGAAATCGAAAAAGCACACCCGGATGTTTTCAACACGTTGCTGCAGGTTTTAGACGATGGTCGTCTTACAGATAACAAAGGGCGTGTTGTGAATTTTAAAAATTCAATCATCATTATGACTTCGAATTTAGGCTCACATCTTATCCAGGAAAATTTTGAAAATTTAACTGAGGAAAACCAGAATGAGATTGTGGATAAAACGAAAGATGAAGTTTTTGATTTACTGAAACAGACCTTACGTCCGGAATTCCTGAACAGAATTGATGAAATTGTACTGTTCCAACCTTTAAGAAAAAAAGAAATTGGAAAAATCGTTCAGTATCAGTTAAGAGGATTCAATGAGATGCTGGCAAAACGCAACATCATTATGACTTTTACTCAAGATGCAGTAGATTACCTGATGGAAAAAGGATATGATCCAGCATTCGGAGCAAGACCTTTAAAAAGAGTGATTCAACAGGATGTATTGAATAAACTGTCTAAAGAAATCCTTGCTGGAAATGTAAACGATGGAGACAGAATTACCCTGGATTACTTTGTAGAAACGGGGTTGGTGTTCAGACCTACTGAACAATAA
- a CDS encoding TetR/AcrR family transcriptional regulator translates to MELKEKQRKILDVAVELFKEKGYMGSSVRDLATKLNIKAASLYAHIRSKEEILEWVCFGIAQEFFDELQEVKNTDIAPKEKLNLFLDKHLSVVLKNRDVTHIYSIEWRHLEERLSEFVELRKSYQQEVEKLISEIYKAENWELKSPSFTTRFILHTLNNSYFWFKRSSDSTDEITDEIRDKILYGLLGHQNR, encoded by the coding sequence ATGGAACTTAAAGAAAAACAAAGGAAAATATTAGACGTAGCCGTAGAGCTTTTCAAAGAGAAAGGGTACATGGGGAGCTCGGTGAGGGATCTTGCTACGAAGCTTAATATCAAAGCGGCATCGCTGTATGCACACATCCGCTCGAAGGAAGAAATTCTGGAGTGGGTTTGTTTTGGTATTGCACAAGAGTTTTTCGATGAGCTTCAGGAAGTAAAAAATACGGATATCGCTCCCAAAGAAAAGCTGAATTTGTTTTTAGATAAACACTTATCTGTTGTTCTTAAAAACCGCGATGTTACCCATATTTATTCTATAGAATGGAGGCATTTGGAAGAAAGACTTTCTGAGTTTGTAGAACTGAGAAAAAGCTATCAACAGGAAGTGGAAAAGTTAATTTCTGAAATCTACAAGGCCGAAAACTGGGAGCTGAAATCACCATCATTTACAACCAGATTCATTCTTCATACATTAAATAATTCCTACTTCTGGTTCAAAAGAAGTAGCGATTCCACTGACGAAATTACAGATGAAATAAGGGATAAGATTCTTTATGGGCTTTTAGGACATCAAAATAGATAA
- a CDS encoding phenylacetate--CoA ligase family protein: protein MDFSVEYLELGQLRQLQSDRLVNLMGYLNEKSEFYRRKFDELQISPEEIRSIEDITKLPITYKQDLRDHYPFGLFTVPKGELQRIHCSSGTTGKPTVVGYTKEDVDLFSEVVARSLNAAGAKPGMQLHNAYGYGIFTGGLGLHYGAEMLGMSVLPISGGMTARQVDLIVDFEPEVICCSPSYALTIADEFAKRGISADEISLKYAVLGSEPWTEIIRGHIEERLGVQATNIYGLSEIIGPGVSMEDVEEKGGSYIWEDHFYPEILNPITKEPVPFGEEGVLVITTLTKKAMPLLRYWTNDITSLYYDENAKRTMVKMKPIVGRADDMLIVRGVNVYPSQIEEAFSHVKGVVPNYYLTPVEKEQMCVALDIDVEIDDELVNAQKIQTNTDDYFNFVGSFGKNIENEIKKRVGITTKVKVHAQDSLPKCEGGKINRILKK from the coding sequence ATGGATTTTTCAGTTGAATATCTGGAGCTGGGTCAGTTGAGACAGCTTCAATCTGACCGGTTAGTAAATCTCATGGGTTATCTGAACGAGAAGTCGGAATTTTATAGAAGAAAGTTTGATGAGTTACAGATATCTCCAGAGGAGATAAGGTCAATTGAAGATATCACGAAACTTCCGATTACTTATAAACAGGATTTAAGAGATCATTATCCATTCGGCTTATTTACGGTTCCTAAGGGTGAGCTTCAGAGAATTCACTGCTCAAGTGGAACTACAGGAAAGCCAACGGTGGTAGGATACACTAAAGAAGATGTGGATCTTTTCAGTGAAGTGGTTGCAAGATCATTAAATGCCGCAGGAGCAAAACCGGGAATGCAGCTGCATAATGCTTATGGTTATGGGATTTTTACCGGGGGACTTGGCCTACATTATGGGGCAGAAATGCTGGGAATGAGCGTACTTCCTATTTCAGGGGGGATGACAGCCAGACAGGTAGATCTTATTGTAGACTTTGAACCGGAAGTAATTTGCTGCTCACCCTCTTATGCTTTGACCATTGCTGATGAGTTTGCCAAAAGAGGGATTTCAGCTGATGAAATCAGCCTTAAGTATGCTGTATTGGGATCAGAGCCATGGACAGAAATTATCAGAGGTCATATTGAAGAAAGATTAGGTGTTCAGGCGACCAATATTTATGGCTTGAGCGAAATTATTGGCCCGGGAGTTTCCATGGAAGATGTTGAAGAAAAAGGAGGTTCTTACATCTGGGAAGACCACTTTTATCCTGAAATTCTGAACCCGATAACTAAGGAACCTGTTCCTTTCGGAGAAGAAGGAGTATTGGTGATTACCACTTTGACCAAAAAGGCAATGCCACTTCTGCGTTACTGGACAAATGATATTACCAGTCTTTATTACGATGAAAATGCTAAAAGAACGATGGTGAAGATGAAACCGATTGTTGGAAGAGCAGATGATATGCTGATTGTAAGAGGCGTAAATGTATATCCAAGCCAGATTGAAGAAGCATTTTCTCATGTAAAAGGAGTGGTTCCCAATTATTATCTTACTCCTGTTGAAAAAGAACAGATGTGTGTCGCTTTAGATATTGATGTTGAAATTGATGATGAGCTGGTTAATGCACAAAAAATACAAACAAATACCGATGATTATTTTAATTTTGTCGGAAGTTTCGGAAAAAATATTGAAAACGAAATAAAAAAGAGAGTAGGCATCACTACCAAAGTGAAAGTGCATGCTCAGGACAGTTTGCCGAAATGCGAAGGTGGAAAAATTAATAGAATACTAAAAAAATAA
- a CDS encoding 2Fe-2S iron-sulfur cluster-binding protein translates to MNSFYKLKTVKVQKDTSDAVSVAVEIPEELKDKFRFKQGQYLNFRMMINGNEERRSYSICNAPSEKSNTLEVLVKLLEGGKVSGYFNEHLHMDEMLEVMPPMGGFNTSYHPTNVKTYIGLAAGSGITPVLSNIKESLYQEPNSNAYLFYSNRSMEHVLRKAEIEKLVEKFNGRLKVIYLVSREKHEDPVFEGRISPEKLDQLFERYKEIDVKEATYFICGPSEMIKGIADYLKKDQKVPAIQVLFEYFTAPDEENTEEMSDEFKAIANIESMVTVIIDDDEYSFHLNSKKESILDKALKDNLPVPFACKGGVCCTCKAEVLEGEVFMEKNYALTEDEVARGYVLTCQCHPTTNVVMLNYDV, encoded by the coding sequence ATGAATTCATTTTATAAACTTAAAACTGTAAAGGTTCAAAAGGATACTTCAGACGCTGTGAGTGTAGCTGTGGAGATTCCTGAAGAACTGAAAGACAAGTTCAGGTTCAAACAAGGGCAATACCTTAATTTCCGAATGATGATCAATGGAAATGAGGAGAGACGTTCTTACTCTATCTGCAATGCTCCAAGTGAAAAAAGCAATACATTGGAGGTTTTAGTAAAATTGCTGGAGGGAGGAAAAGTATCAGGATATTTCAATGAGCATCTTCACATGGATGAAATGCTGGAAGTAATGCCTCCAATGGGAGGTTTCAACACCTCTTATCACCCGACTAACGTAAAAACATATATTGGTTTGGCGGCAGGAAGCGGAATTACACCGGTTTTATCCAATATTAAAGAAAGTCTTTATCAGGAACCAAACAGTAATGCTTATTTGTTCTACAGTAACAGAAGCATGGAGCATGTTTTGAGAAAAGCTGAAATAGAAAAACTGGTAGAAAAGTTCAATGGAAGACTTAAAGTAATTTATTTGGTAAGCCGTGAAAAACATGAAGATCCTGTTTTTGAAGGACGAATTTCTCCTGAAAAATTAGATCAGCTGTTTGAAAGATACAAAGAGATTGATGTAAAAGAGGCAACCTATTTTATTTGCGGGCCTTCAGAGATGATTAAAGGCATCGCAGATTATCTAAAGAAAGATCAAAAAGTGCCCGCTATCCAGGTTTTATTTGAATACTTCACGGCTCCTGACGAAGAAAATACGGAGGAAATGAGTGATGAATTCAAAGCGATTGCCAATATTGAAAGTATGGTAACGGTCATTATTGATGATGATGAATATTCATTTCACCTTAATTCCAAAAAAGAGAGTATCTTAGATAAAGCATTGAAAGACAATCTTCCTGTGCCTTTTGCATGTAAAGGAGGAGTGTGTTGTACGTGTAAAGCGGAAGTTTTGGAAGGAGAAGTTTTCATGGAGAAAAACTATGCGCTTACCGAAGACGAAGTAGCCAGAGGTTACGTTCTTACCTGCCAGTGTCATCCGACAACAAATGTGGTGATGCTTAATTATGATGTTTAA